In Spodoptera frugiperda isolate SF20-4 chromosome 4, AGI-APGP_CSIRO_Sfru_2.0, whole genome shotgun sequence, a single window of DNA contains:
- the LOC118272344 gene encoding uncharacterized protein LOC118272344 isoform X1, producing the protein MEARFVTCRSFQQIKPPEKSLAPSPPTVKGLLSRFGSQAQALFAPKKPRFGSSVAIHKLRETKWFKHDEQNILCAVCETGFILEVRAEDPLPPDSVLSPDYHMYAVAMWKKGKEKTKNPEQIEVYTVQQKGVRKRVVKTTLGAFWKKDSVIRINNVDDKQETPNNEKDIRAKLDMATKSRFERNWHNTLHFVHWCRYGETPQEARMRQISESFKWGNVGMNMGVMLVSQNYAREKAKSV; encoded by the exons ATGGAAGCGAGGTTCGTGACCTGCCGGAGTTTCCAGCAGATCAAGCCGCCTGAGAAGAGCCTCGCGCCGTCCCCACCGACGGTGAAGGGGCTCCTGTCTCGCTTTGGGAGTCAGGCACAGGCTTTGTTCGCGCCCAAGAAACCCCGCTTTGGATCATCAGTCGCCATACATAAGCTCCGTGAGACCAAGTGGTTCAAGCATGACGAACAGAATATATTGTGCGCCGTCTGCGAAACGGGATTCATCCTCGAGGTGCGCGCCGAGGACCCACTGCCCCCGGACTCAGTACTGTCGCCAGACTATCACATGTATGCAGTCGCCATGTGGAAGAAGGGTAAAG AAAAAACAAAGAACCCGGAACAGATAGAAGTGTACACAGTTCAACAGAAAGGTGTGAGAAAACGTGTCGTGAAGACCACACTCGGTGCCTTTTGGAAGAAGGACTCCGTGATACGCATCAACAACGTGGACGATAAACAGGAGACGCCGAACAACGAGAAAGATATCAGAGCAAAG CTGGATATGGCAACTAAATCAAGGTTCGAGAGGAATTGGCACAATACCCTGCACTTCGTCCACTGGTGCAGATACGGAGAAACTCCGCAGGAGGCTCGCATGAGACAG ATAAGCGAGTCGTTCAAGTGGGGTAACGTCGGCATGAATATGGGTGTGATGCTTGTCAGTCAGAACTACGCTAGGGAGAAGGCTAAGTCCGTCTGA
- the LOC118272344 gene encoding uncharacterized protein LOC118272344 isoform X2 encodes MEARFVTCRSFQQIKPPEKSLAPSPPTVKGLLSRFGSQAQALFAPKKPRFGSSVAIHKLRETKWFKHDEQNILCAVCETGFILEVRAEDPLPPDSVLSPDYHMYAVAMWKKGKEKTKNPEQIEVYTVQQKGVRKRVVKTTLGAFWKKDSVIRINNVDDKQETPNNEKDIRAKIAKTSRGLSFIGNCGHTRTVEQLLRSFY; translated from the exons ATGGAAGCGAGGTTCGTGACCTGCCGGAGTTTCCAGCAGATCAAGCCGCCTGAGAAGAGCCTCGCGCCGTCCCCACCGACGGTGAAGGGGCTCCTGTCTCGCTTTGGGAGTCAGGCACAGGCTTTGTTCGCGCCCAAGAAACCCCGCTTTGGATCATCAGTCGCCATACATAAGCTCCGTGAGACCAAGTGGTTCAAGCATGACGAACAGAATATATTGTGCGCCGTCTGCGAAACGGGATTCATCCTCGAGGTGCGCGCCGAGGACCCACTGCCCCCGGACTCAGTACTGTCGCCAGACTATCACATGTATGCAGTCGCCATGTGGAAGAAGGGTAAAG AAAAAACAAAGAACCCGGAACAGATAGAAGTGTACACAGTTCAACAGAAAGGTGTGAGAAAACGTGTCGTGAAGACCACACTCGGTGCCTTTTGGAAGAAGGACTCCGTGATACGCATCAACAACGTGGACGATAAACAGGAGACGCCGAACAACGAGAAAGATATCAGAGCAAAG ATAGCGAAAACCTCAAGGGGTCTTTCGTTTATTGGAAACTGTGGGCACACTCGAACAGTGGAACAGCTactaaggagcttctactga